The Deinococcus cellulosilyticus NBRC 106333 = KACC 11606 DNA window TCTGTACCGATGATGTGCAGACCCCCAAGTTCCTTGACCTTCTGGCGGTCCGCCTCGATCTGGTCGCGGGCCTTCTCGATGCGTTCCACAATCTTGGGGTGCACTCCGGCCTTGAGGCCCATGTCGCGGGCACTGGGGTCCTTGCGGGACACAGCCTTGATGAATGCCTCAATCTCGGGCTGGTAGCGGGAGAGGCTGATCTGCTCAACGAGGTCTCCTGCAATGAATTCGACGTTACCGCCCAGCATGATGTCCGTACCACGACCGGCCATGTTGGTGGCGATGGTCACGGCCCCCAGACGGCCTGCCTGGGCGATGATGTTTGCTTCGCTCTCGTGGTACTTGGCGTTCAGCACCTGGTGTTTGATGCCTCTGGCCAGACCTTCGAGGGTCTTCAGGCGCCTGACGAACAGGTCAAAGACCTCCAGGGCATTCTTGGGCATCTCTGGACGAAGGGCTTCAAGCTCCTCACGTTTCAGGCCCTTGAACATCTCCTGCAGTTTTGCTTTGAGGCCTTCGTTCTTCTCGACTTTGGCCATCAACATGTTGGCGAGCTGGTTGACAAATTCGCCGTACTGCTGGGGATCGGAAAGCAGTTTGGAGAGATGCTCACTGGTCTCAATGCTGGCCGTACCCACCAGCAGAGGTTGCCCGGTCTGGTGGCGCTCAACAATCTCGTCGATCACAGCAGCGTATTTGCCTGCCTTGGTCCGGTACACCAGGTCGTCATGGTCTTTACGGATGACGGGCAGGTTGGTGGGGATCACCAGCACATCGCTGCCGTAGATGTCCAGGAACTCTTTCTCTTCAGTCTTGGCGGTGCCCGTCATTCCAGCAAATTTGGTGTACAGGCGGAAGAAGTTCTGGTAGGTGATGGTCGCCAGCGTCTGGTTTTCGTTCTGGATCGGCACCCCTTCTTTGGCTTCAATGGCCTGGTGGAGGCCTTCACCATAACGGCGTCCGGGCATCTGGCGGCCTGTGAACTCATCCACGATGACCACTTCGAGCTCGCCTTTTTCGTTGGGAGAGACGATGTAGTCTTTTTCGCGGAAATACAGGTCTTTTGCACGCAGAGCCTGCACAATCATGTGGGCCTTCTGCATGTGCTCAGGGCTGTACAGGTTGTCGATGGAGAGCATCTTCTCGACACGGGTGATGCCCGCCTCGGTGAGGTGCACAGCCTTGGATTTCTCTTCGACGGTGTAATCTCCGGTGGGCTCGGTGCGCACGCCGGGTTCAATGGGTTCACCACGGGTCAGGCGTTTCACCAGTTTGGAGATCACATAGTACTGGTCGGTTGCTTTTTCGGTGGCCCCGGAGATGATCAGAGGAGTACGGGCCTCGTCGATCAGGATGGAGTCCACTTCGTCGACGATGGCGAAATTCACAGGGTGGTCTGGACGCAGCACCAGTTGGTCCGGTCCCTGGGCCATGTTGTCACGCAGGTAATCGAAACCCAGTTCGCTGTTGGTCACATAGGTGATGTCACAGGCATAGGCGGCCTTGCGCTGGGCAGGTTGCAGGTCATGCTGGATCAGGCCCACAGTGAGGCCCAGGGTGCGGTACACCAGACCCATTTCCTCTGCACCCACCTTGGCGAGGTAATCGTTGGTGGTGACGAGGTGGCAGCCTTTGCCTTCCAGGGCGTTGAGGGCCAGCGCCAGAGTCGCCACCAGCGTTTTACCTTCACCGGTCTTCATTTCTGCAATGCGGCCCTGGTGGAGTGAAGCCCCACCGATCAGCTGAACGTCGTAGTGCCGTTTGCCGATGGTGCGTTTTGCCGCTTCACGGATCAGGGCGAAGCCAGGAACAAGAACCTGATCGAGGGTTTTCTCACCGTTTTGCACCTGGGCACGCAGTTTCATGAATTCTGCGGCAAGGTCGGTGACTTTTTCCATCTCTGCTTCCATCGCATTGACCGGGTCAACGACGGTTTTGCGCAGACGCGCAACGTCGCGTTTGTTGTTGTCGAAAGCCTTCTTCAAGAGTGCAAACATGATCGCCTCACTATACTAGAACGGGTTCTGAACGTGGATGGGTCGTTGATATGGGCACACATTCAGCCATGGTTCCGCAGATGTCACCCATCATAACACGCAATAGATCTGCGTGTACCTTTATCAACTTTAGGTCTCCTGGCAGGTTTCTCACCTGAATTTGACCTGACAGATTGGGGTTGCTCAGTCCCACCTCACGTCCTGTTTTGCCCATCAGCAAGCGGCTGAACCAGAGGAAGGTAAGCTTCCGCTTCTGCCTCCCAGTCTGTGCCCACTTCTCCCAGCAGCACTTGTTTGACTGCGGCCAGGGCAATCATCGCTCCATTATCGGTGTTGAGATGCATGGGAGGGAAGTGGCTTTTCAGGCCACTCTGCCCAAACGCTGCCCTTAAAGCCTGATTTGCCGCAACACCACCAGAAACCACCACATGCTCAATCGAGAGCGCCTTCGCAGCCCTTTTTGTGGTTTGAACCAGCGATTCCACCACACGGTACTGGAAACTGGCGGCCAGATCATCAGGATTCACCCCGGCCTTGACAGCCAGCAGGCAGGCCGTTTTGATCCCGGAGAAGGAAAAATCAAAACCTTTCTGGCCCAGCAGGGGGCGGGGAAGGTCCACTCCTTTCGGGTCTCCCCTCTCCGCAGCCTTGCTGATGGCAGGTCCTCCAGGATAGCCCAGGCCCAGCATGCGGGCCACTTTGTCAAAAGCCTCACCAGCAGCATCGTCGCGGGTGGCTCCGACCAGTTCGTACTGCCCAGGGGCATTCACCTTGAACAGGTGGGTGTGCCCTCCAGAAACCACCAGGGCCAGATGGGGAAAAGGCAGATCAGGATGCTCCGAAACCGCTGCCTGAATGTGCCCCTCAAGATGGTGCATGGCATAGAAAGGCACACCCAATCCCTGGGCCAGTCCTTTGCCATAAGTCAGGCCCACCAGCAAAGCCCCCACAAGGCCAGGGCCTCTTGTTGCAGCAACCGCAGTCACCTCAGAAAGCTGAATTCCAGCCTGAGCAAGTGCATCTTCCAGAATCGCGTCAATGCGCTCAACGTGCTCCCTGGAAGCCACTTCTGGCATCACACCGCCATACTGCCTGTGCACCTTCTGGGACCAGAGGGCATTGGCCAGCACCTCAGGGCGGTCCCCCTGAAGACGCACAATCCCCACCCCGGTGTCATCACAACTGGTGTCGATGCCCAGGATGTACCTCCCCTGGAAAGGGGAGGAAAGCGGCAGTGAGGTGGGGTTTGAGATGGGGTCAAGCTCTGGTATTGGAAATCACCCCCGTGTACACCAGCACCAGAATCACGATGCCAGCGATGATGCGGTAGATGGCAAACCCCTTGAAGTTGTGCTTGGAAATGAATTTCAGGAGCCAGCCAATGGCCAGCAGACTGGTGATGAAAGAAACCACCAGACCCACCACTACGTTTCCTGCTCCGTGATTGCCCAGGTTTTCCAGGTCCTTTACCAGCGAATACAGTGAAGCTCCACCCAGCACCGGAATCGACAGATAAAAACTGAACCCGGTTGCAGCAGAGCGGCTCATGCCAGAAAGCATGCCTCCCATGATGGTGCTTGCACTTCTGGAGACACCCGGAACCAGCGAGCAGATCTGGGCCAGACCCACAATCAGGGCCTGCCTGAAGGTGATCTCGGTGGTCTCACGGGTGCTTTCCCGTCTGGGCAGAGACTCAATGATCCACAGCACAATGCCCCCCACAATCAGGGAAATGGCGACTGTGGTGGAGTTGAACAGGTACTTCTGGATGGTGTCTTTGAAGAAGAATGCAATGGTCAGCGCAGGAAAACAGGCCAGAACAATGCTCGCCCAGAAACGCCGGACCTGTTTTGAGGTGGTGAGGCCCTGCGCCTGTTTCAGGATGTCTCTGAAGTAGAAGCACAGGACTGCAAGGACGCCGCCCAGTTGAATCACGATTTCGAATGTGTCACTGCCGGTAAATTTCAGCAGGTCTGAAGTGACAATCAGGTGCCCGGTGGAGGAAATCGGTAAGAATTCGGTGATGCCTTCCACCACGCCCATGATCGCTGCCTTGATCCAGTCAAACATAACGAACACTTTATAGCACGGATATGAAATTCTTTAAGAAAAACAGACACCTTACCGCCGGGGTAAGATGTCTGCTCCACTCTGGTCTAGACGACCTGAGAAGTCAGCTCAGAACTTGAAGGTCACACCGACTTTGCCACCAAAGCCACTGCCCGTGTAAAGCTGGCCCTGTTTGCCATAGTTCAGTTCGGTGAAGACCCAGGTGTTGTTGCCGAGGTCTGCCCGTACACCCAGTCCTGCACCAAAGCGGGCCGTATCAACAATGGTGGCTCCGACATCGCCAAACACATCCAGTCCGGAGTTCACATGGTAGGTGCCTGCAGCCTTGATGCCCCACCGGTTGAATCCTCCACCTGCGAACACGCGCTCATAGGAGCCTTCAATGAAGGTGTCGAAAGTGCGGTCAGCATTGGTGAAAGCCACACCACTGACCAGACCGGCACTGCCCCAGGTGCTTCCACCACCAGAGGTCAGGGTGCCTCTGGGACCAATGTAAACACGGGTGCCGTACACGTAATCGGTGTACACGTTGAACAGCAGGTCTCCGTTCAGGTTGAAGGCCGTGCTGTTGCCCACAGAGTACACATTCCCATTGAGACGGGTGTTCAGGGTCACGCCACCAAAGTCTGCAACGTCTTTGGCCTGAAGTCCGAATTCACCCCCGAATACGTTCTGGTCTCCAGAACGGTTCAGAGAAACACCAGCCGAAAACCAGTTTTCGTTGGCAGCCAGTGCACTGCTGCCCACACCTGCAAGGATCAAAAGAGAAAGGAGTTTGCGCATATCATGTACCTCGAGGTCAATGTACACCTCTCGTTCCAGACGTGCTTAAATGGAGACTTTAGTGATTTCGCCCATTTTGCTCACATTGTTTTTCAGTGACCCTGCTGTAACCCGTCCAATAGGGTGTTTTGCTACTGTGAAAATTTAAAGGTTTCTTCATCAAGCTGGCTGCTTGTGCACAGGCACGGCTTTTTTTCGTGTCAGTCTCTGTCTGTAAAAACAATTTCTTGAGAAACCTCCTGTTCATTCTGAGTGCCCCCTCAAGAAAAAGCCACCTCCAGAAAACAGAGGTGGCAAGCATGAGAAGAGAGCCTCAGATCAGGTTCTGGCTTTTGAGGTAATTCAGGCTTTGTTCCAGGCTGTCCCAGGGAGAGCCCTCACAGTTGTCCTGCTCAACAAGGAGCCACTCTACTCCTGATGCAGGAGCAGCGTCCAGAATCTGCTGGAGAGGCACTTCCCCGTTGCCCAGTTCCACGGTCTGCCATCCACCTTCTGGTTTACGTTTCACATCTTTGAGGTGCAGCAGGGGAATTTTTCCGCTGTATCTCTGCATATAAGCGACAGGACCGACCCCTCCAGCATGCAACCAGGCCACGTCCAATTCGGGGTTGACACCCTGCGCTTTCAACAGGAAGTCAAAGACTTTTTCGCCCTTGTGGTCTTCTAAGAGTTCATGGTCATGGTTGTGATACTGCAAGGTGATGCCCGTGCCCTCCAAGCCCTGAGCCGCTTCGGTCAGAACGGTCTGGATGTACTGCCAGGATTGCTCATCGGTGGCTTTGGACCACGCACAGGTGAGGTACTGGGTGTCCAGGGCTTTGCATTCCTCAATGAGCTCAGGCAGGCGGTTTTTCAGGTCATCCAGACCCGTGTGTCTGCCGACCACCTTGAGGCCCACCTCATCCAGCACGCTCTTGATGTGGGCAGCACCGGGAATCTGCCCGAACAGTTCCACCCCCTGAAATCCCATCTCGGCGGCTTTTCTCAGTGCACCTTCGTAGTCTTTTTGCAGTTCATCACGGATGGTCCAGCATTGCAGGCCGTATTTCATGTGTGTCTCCTTGAAGGGTCAAAATTCTTCTTAAAGAACAACGGGCAGGATGCACTTGCAGTGCCTTTTCTGCCCATTTCTGGCTTTTACTCGAACATCTCTTCACTGGCGTTCACAGCCAGCGCTTCAGGACGTTCTGGTGCAGAGCCAAGTTCCACAGCAGCCCGTTTCTCACTGCTTTCCAGAATGGCATGCATGGCTTCCAGCACGTGGTAGGCGAGGTCTCCACTGGCCCGGTGGCTGCGGCCCTCATCGTGGGCATAGAGCAGGTCGCTGAGGCCCACCCCACGGGAATTCTGGGTGAAGCCGTGCTCGGGCTGGATTTCGGTCCACTCGCGGTTCTTCCAGAGTTTCGTCACCCCACCAAAGCTGTTGGGATCGGGGAGCACCAGGGTGCCATCAGTCCCGTAGATGATCAGGGTGTCGTATTTGTCCCAGTGGGTGTCAAAGCTGGTGGTCAGGGTGCCAATGACACCGCTGTGCAGTTGCAGACTGGCCGTCACGTGGGTGGGGGTGTTCACCTGGATCTGCTGGCCCTGTTTGGCTCCGCTGCCAATGGTTCTTTCCGGGAAGCTGGCTCTGGAAAACCCAACAACTGAGTGCACAGGTCCAAGCAGTGCAGCAATTGCCGTCAGGTAGTAAGGCCCCATGTCAAACAGTGGACCTGCCCCGGGCTGATAGAAGAACTCAGGATCGGGGTGCCAGGATTCGGGACCCCGGGTGAGCATGGCGGCATGGAACCCGATGACCTCTCCGATCAGGCCTTCGTCCAGCAGTTTGCGGGCGTTTTGCAGGCCCCCGCCCAGGAAGGTGTCGGGCGCACAACCCACCCGGACATTGTTGGCCTTTGCCTCTTCGAGAAGCTGTCTGGCTTCCTCAAGGTGGATGCTGAGGGGCTTTTCGTTGTACACATGTTTGCCTGCACGCACTGCCCTGAGGGCGATTTCTGCGTGCGCAGCAGGAATGGTGAGGTTGACCACAGCCTCAATCTCGGGATGGGCCAGCAGTTCATCCACTGTGAGAACATGGGGAACCCCATATTTCTCTGCCTGCGCACGGGCACGGTCCAGATTGAGGTCTGCGATGGCCAGCACGCGGGTGTTGCGGAAGCGGGATGCGTTTTCAAGGTAGATGCTGGAGATGTTGCCTGCACCGATGATGCCGATGGCGTGTTTCATGACGTACCTCTGGGGAACACCTGGTTTGGGATTTTCCCCAGTCTAAGCCTTACTGAAAGCGCTGTCAAAATTTGTCTTGAGTGCAACTTGAAACAATTTCAAAAATCAGTTTCAGAACACCATTCTTCGAATATTTGCGATAGAACAATTTTGAAAGCCTTTTACCAGTTCCCGGCAAATGACCGCAAAACAAAACCTGAGATTTTTTCTGTGTAGAGCAGGCTTATGACAGAATTGCCCTGTAGATCAGTGTTTGATCATTTGACCAGAACACCCCTGTGCTGTTTCATTTTCTGAAAATTCCTGAAAACCTCTCCTTCTCTTTGAACGGTCTATCAGGATCATCGTTGATCCTCTGGCAAACCCACAGTGCAAAATGGCCTATTTCTGGCAGCAGAAGTCCAGACATCTTGCCCCGTTCAAACCGCATCTCTTTCCCTGAAATCTGGAGAGCTCAGGTTCACCAGTCTCCCCTCTTCTGAGCTGCCACCTGCACCACACACTTGCTGCATATTTTAATTTAATTAATTTAAATTGACATGAAGATTTCCAGCTGTTACTGTGAACTCAGCAAGCGTTTTCGATGTCTCATCCGCGCTTCTACAGGAGCAACCATGACCTCACTGAAAGGCGACCAGGGAACCGCCCGTGCCCTCAACCGTCGGCTGATCCTCAACGAAATCCGGCGCAACGGTCCCACCAGCCGTGCCCGTCTGGCCGAACAGACCGGGCTCAGTCCTGCGGCCATCACCTTTGTGACCACCGAGTTGCTGCAAGAAGGACTGCTGGTTGAAAAGGGAGAACGTCGCCCGATTCCGCTGGACATCCACTACAGCGGTCATTTTGTGTTGGGCCTGAAATTGATGGAAGACCGATTGGAGGCCGTCCTGACCGACCTCTCCACCCAGATCCTCTCCAGAATCACCCTGGACCTTCCAGACCATCAGCCTGAAACCGTGGCCCTTTACGCAGCACAGGCGCAAAAAGAACTCTGTGAGCAATCCGGGGTGGCAACAGAGAACCTTCGAGGCATTGGCATGGGTCTGCCGGGTGTCATTGATGCCAGGAGTGGCATGTGCCTGAGCTCTGGGCGCTTTGGCTGGAAGAACATCCCCATCGCCCGCATGATCAGCGAACAGGTCAGGTTGCCCGTCTGGGTGGACAACGATGTCAATGCTTTTGCTGTTGCAGAGCGTCTGTTCGGACGGGGCAAGTCCGTTTCCAATTTCGTGGTGGTGACGGTGGGGCGTGCCATTGGAGCAGCGGTGGTGCTGGAGGGAAAACTGTACCGGGGCCGCAACGGTGGCGCGGGAGAATTCGGGCACACCCTCAGTGAGTACCGGGGCAGAAAATGCGAATGTGGACGGCTGGGATGCCTGGAAGCCTACGCCAGTGAACGTTCCATCCTCAGGCATTTTCAGGAAATCAGCCCCAGGCACCACAACATCCAGATTGAAGGCCTGATCCGTCAGGTGGAACGCAGAAATGAGCGCATCCTCAACATTCTGGAAGATGCAGGAAGCAGGCTGGGACGCAATCTTGCTGACATGGCCAACCTGCTGAACCCTGACCTGATCATCCTGGGAGGTGAAGGGGTCAGGCTGGGTGAGGCTTTTTTTGAACCCATGCAAGCGGCTTTTCGGGAAAGGGCTTTTGACTGTGTGGCAGATGAACTGCCCATTGTGATTGACGACTGGGGCGATGACGCCTGGGCCAGAGGTGCTGCTGGACTCGCTGCAGAGCACTTCTTTGATTTTGAACTTCAGCCGTCTGAAACCGCTCCTGCCAGCAACCCCTGAGCTTTTGCATACTGCAGCAGCAAGATGGTCTTGGCATCCACAATTTTTCCCATTTCAATCATGTGCAAAGCTTCACTGAAAGGGAGTTCGAGCACTTCAATCTCCTCTCCTTCTTCTTTCAGGCCGCCTCCTGAGCTTTCTCTGGAGGCAGGGTCATACTCGGCCACAAAATAATGGAGTTTCTCGGTGACAGAGCCCGGTGATGAAAAAGCTTCAAAGATCTTCTGGGCTTTTTCAAGGTGGTATCCGGTTTCCTCCTTCACTTCACGGCAGATGCAGGCCTCTGGATCTGCTTCATCGAGCAACCCTGCAGGGGTTTCGACCAGGAGATCGGGACAGCCATTCACAAACGCTGGATACCGGAACTGCCGGGTCAGAATCACCGTTTGCTGTTTTCTGTTGTACAGCAGGATGGTGGCCCCATTGCCCCGGTCGTAGGTCTCGCGGGTCTGGGTCTGCCAGGTGCCGTCCTGTCTGAGGAATTCCAGGGTGTTCTTTCTGAGGACCGACCAGTCCTCAGAGAGGGTCTTGACTTCTTTGAGACGGATGCGCTCTGCAAGCGGAAGGGTCGGGTCTGGTGTATTCATGCTGGCCTGATTTTATGTCCTGGTTCTGGAAGCAATCTGAAGAGGACTTCCAATGCACTCCAGCCTCCTCTGGTCTTGCAAGGCAGCAACCCCACCTCTGAGCGCCAGGCATGATCGAGATACATCTTTTCAATCACTATGTATCCAATAACACTATTTTTTTTATAGCAATTCGTTTAACATCAAACCATAGCAGTTGCAACGAGGAGGCAGCTATGAAATGGAACATTGACCCCAGCCACAGCCAGATTGGATTTGCCGTCAAACACATGATGATCTCCACCGTGCGTGGAAGCTTCAAGAGCTTTCAGGGCACCATCGAAACCGATGACCAGTACCGCCCCGTAAACGTTCAGGTCACCATTGATGCAGACAGCGTGGACACCCGCGATGCCCAGCGTGACGGTCACCTGAGAAGCGCCGACTTCTTCAACGCCGACAGCAGCAGACAACTGGTCTTCCAGAGCACCAGTGTTGAGCAGACCGGGGAGCAGCAGTACAGCATCAAGGGCGACCTCACCATCAACGGCATCACCCGCCAGGTCACCCTGAAAGCGGAAACCACCTCCACCGGCAAGGACCCCTGGGGCAACACCCGCATTGCTGCAGAAGCCACCGCCACCATCAACCGGGAAGACTGGAACATCACCTGGAACCAGGCGCTGGAATTCGGCGGCGTGCTGGTGGGCAAGGAAGTCAAACTGCATCTGGAAGTGCAGGCCATCCAGGTTCAGGACACCGTTCTCTCCTGAGCTCCCTCCAGCACAAAATCAACACCCCAGCGCAATGTTGGGGTGTTTTCTATTCCAGGATGGGGTCAGGGCAGGATTTCCAGGTTCAGGACCAGATTCTCACGGGTAGGGATCAGCTGTGCACATGTGTCAGCCTCTTTGACACACCCATAGAGGTCGCCTGTGTCCTGAAGACCGCTGGCATTCTCATCCCTGAAGGCTTCCAGATGGTAGGCACCTGAAAGCAACCCGGTCAGGCTGAAAGTGGCTTCATGGCCTTTCTGGTACACAGGAACTTTGCGTTTTGGAGATGCTTTGCTGCAGATGCCTTCCTGTAACAGGCAGGCGGTCAGGGTCAGGCCATAAGCAGTCTCCCCTGCTGGAAGCTGGAGTGATCCAGACAGGGCATTGGCTGGTCCCCAGGGCAACTGGCCTTTGAATCGAACCACCACCAGATAGGGGGCTTCATTGCGGGTTTTCAGGGTGATGGTGGCATCCTGGTTTTTACCGCGCCCCACATAATAGGCCATGGAACGGGCAGTGTCTTTCTGGGATTGCAGTGGACGATATCCCAGCAGGGTCCAGCTGGTTCCGACCTGGCCATGCAACGCTTCGCGCAGGTCCAGAGACTGGTAATTCTTGCGGGTGCTGATCCCTGTGTTGCTGAACATCAAGACCTGGGCCCAGGCCAGCATCAGTTCTGCAAAAGGCTGACCCATCACCTGAGACAGGTTCTGCTGGCCTGTAAGAGAGCCCTGGGTCAGCCTCTTCCAGAAATGGTCATGTCCTTTCTGCTCTGCCAGCCACCAGAGAAACAGAAAATTGTAGCCATAGAAATGATCTGCCTCACGGTTGCCCAGAACGCCAGGATCGACCCGGACATTCTGGGGAGAGGCCAGCCCCCATGCAGCCTTGTTGCGAGCATAATTCCCTTTCTGTGTGCCATAACCAGAAAGTTCTTCTGCAGCAACAGCACTGGCCTCTTCCAGCCAGCTGTCTTCTGGAAATTTCCCCTGCACAAAACGGTTCCCCAGAGCGATCAGGTGTTTGAGTTCATGAACCAGCGTGGAAGGCAGGTCGTACTGCAGCATGCTTT harbors:
- the secA gene encoding preprotein translocase subunit SecA produces the protein MFALLKKAFDNNKRDVARLRKTVVDPVNAMEAEMEKVTDLAAEFMKLRAQVQNGEKTLDQVLVPGFALIREAAKRTIGKRHYDVQLIGGASLHQGRIAEMKTGEGKTLVATLALALNALEGKGCHLVTTNDYLAKVGAEEMGLVYRTLGLTVGLIQHDLQPAQRKAAYACDITYVTNSELGFDYLRDNMAQGPDQLVLRPDHPVNFAIVDEVDSILIDEARTPLIISGATEKATDQYYVISKLVKRLTRGEPIEPGVRTEPTGDYTVEEKSKAVHLTEAGITRVEKMLSIDNLYSPEHMQKAHMIVQALRAKDLYFREKDYIVSPNEKGELEVVIVDEFTGRQMPGRRYGEGLHQAIEAKEGVPIQNENQTLATITYQNFFRLYTKFAGMTGTAKTEEKEFLDIYGSDVLVIPTNLPVIRKDHDDLVYRTKAGKYAAVIDEIVERHQTGQPLLVGTASIETSEHLSKLLSDPQQYGEFVNQLANMLMAKVEKNEGLKAKLQEMFKGLKREELEALRPEMPKNALEVFDLFVRRLKTLEGLARGIKHQVLNAKYHESEANIIAQAGRLGAVTIATNMAGRGTDIMLGGNVEFIAGDLVEQISLSRYQPEIEAFIKAVSRKDPSARDMGLKAGVHPKIVERIEKARDQIEADRQKVKELGGLHIIGTERHESRRIDNQLRGRAGRQGDPGSSKFFVSFEDDLMRLFANDRVLAMLDRIGMDDTQPIAAGMVTGAIERAQGRVEERNFAIRKQLLEFDNVLGKQREVIYAQRREVLLGEDNQIEESIEGMIGDYVEAALYTHAPENISPEDWDLGQLKTELEEHIPAFADFDFEGLKGKTVDECHREMLEFAADAHDKRKEELGGALYMGIGRYVLLQNVDQYWKEHLHAMEVLRQGIFLRGYGQRDPFQEYKFEGTKMFNEMIDTLKGEVTKFMFRLQVNQGSEA
- the tsaD gene encoding tRNA (adenosine(37)-N6)-threonylcarbamoyltransferase complex transferase subunit TsaD, which translates into the protein MPLSSPFQGRYILGIDTSCDDTGVGIVRLQGDRPEVLANALWSQKVHRQYGGVMPEVASREHVERIDAILEDALAQAGIQLSEVTAVAATRGPGLVGALLVGLTYGKGLAQGLGVPFYAMHHLEGHIQAAVSEHPDLPFPHLALVVSGGHTHLFKVNAPGQYELVGATRDDAAGEAFDKVARMLGLGYPGGPAISKAAERGDPKGVDLPRPLLGQKGFDFSFSGIKTACLLAVKAGVNPDDLAASFQYRVVESLVQTTKRAAKALSIEHVVVSGGVAANQALRAAFGQSGLKSHFPPMHLNTDNGAMIALAAVKQVLLGEVGTDWEAEAEAYLPLVQPLADGQNRT
- a CDS encoding undecaprenyl-diphosphate phosphatase, with amino-acid sequence MFDWIKAAIMGVVEGITEFLPISSTGHLIVTSDLLKFTGSDTFEIVIQLGGVLAVLCFYFRDILKQAQGLTTSKQVRRFWASIVLACFPALTIAFFFKDTIQKYLFNSTTVAISLIVGGIVLWIIESLPRRESTRETTEITFRQALIVGLAQICSLVPGVSRSASTIMGGMLSGMSRSAATGFSFYLSIPVLGGASLYSLVKDLENLGNHGAGNVVVGLVVSFITSLLAIGWLLKFISKHNFKGFAIYRIIAGIVILVLVYTGVISNTRA
- a CDS encoding sugar phosphate isomerase/epimerase family protein gives rise to the protein MKYGLQCWTIRDELQKDYEGALRKAAEMGFQGVELFGQIPGAAHIKSVLDEVGLKVVGRHTGLDDLKNRLPELIEECKALDTQYLTCAWSKATDEQSWQYIQTVLTEAAQGLEGTGITLQYHNHDHELLEDHKGEKVFDFLLKAQGVNPELDVAWLHAGGVGPVAYMQRYSGKIPLLHLKDVKRKPEGGWQTVELGNGEVPLQQILDAAPASGVEWLLVEQDNCEGSPWDSLEQSLNYLKSQNLI
- a CDS encoding Gfo/Idh/MocA family protein; protein product: MKHAIGIIGAGNISSIYLENASRFRNTRVLAIADLNLDRARAQAEKYGVPHVLTVDELLAHPEIEAVVNLTIPAAHAEIALRAVRAGKHVYNEKPLSIHLEEARQLLEEAKANNVRVGCAPDTFLGGGLQNARKLLDEGLIGEVIGFHAAMLTRGPESWHPDPEFFYQPGAGPLFDMGPYYLTAIAALLGPVHSVVGFSRASFPERTIGSGAKQGQQIQVNTPTHVTASLQLHSGVIGTLTTSFDTHWDKYDTLIIYGTDGTLVLPDPNSFGGVTKLWKNREWTEIQPEHGFTQNSRGVGLSDLLYAHDEGRSHRASGDLAYHVLEAMHAILESSEKRAAVELGSAPERPEALAVNASEEMFE
- a CDS encoding ROK family transcriptional regulator — its product is MTSLKGDQGTARALNRRLILNEIRRNGPTSRARLAEQTGLSPAAITFVTTELLQEGLLVEKGERRPIPLDIHYSGHFVLGLKLMEDRLEAVLTDLSTQILSRITLDLPDHQPETVALYAAQAQKELCEQSGVATENLRGIGMGLPGVIDARSGMCLSSGRFGWKNIPIARMISEQVRLPVWVDNDVNAFAVAERLFGRGKSVSNFVVVTVGRAIGAAVVLEGKLYRGRNGGAGEFGHTLSEYRGRKCECGRLGCLEAYASERSILRHFQEISPRHHNIQIEGLIRQVERRNERILNILEDAGSRLGRNLADMANLLNPDLIILGGEGVRLGEAFFEPMQAAFRERAFDCVADELPIVIDDWGDDAWARGAAGLAAEHFFDFELQPSETAPASNP
- a CDS encoding NUDIX domain-containing protein, whose protein sequence is MNTPDPTLPLAERIRLKEVKTLSEDWSVLRKNTLEFLRQDGTWQTQTRETYDRGNGATILLYNRKQQTVILTRQFRYPAFVNGCPDLLVETPAGLLDEADPEACICREVKEETGYHLEKAQKIFEAFSSPGSVTEKLHYFVAEYDPASRESSGGGLKEEGEEIEVLELPFSEALHMIEMGKIVDAKTILLLQYAKAQGLLAGAVSDG
- a CDS encoding YceI family protein, which produces MKWNIDPSHSQIGFAVKHMMISTVRGSFKSFQGTIETDDQYRPVNVQVTIDADSVDTRDAQRDGHLRSADFFNADSSRQLVFQSTSVEQTGEQQYSIKGDLTINGITRQVTLKAETTSTGKDPWGNTRIAAEATATINREDWNITWNQALEFGGVLVGKEVKLHLEVQAIQVQDTVLS